The DNA sequence GGGCAGCAGGAACACCAGCTTGTTGCGCAACGATCCCTTGGTGATGCGCCAGACGACAGGCAGCTCGCGCGAGGCTTCGAAACCGTGCAGGTACTTCGGCGTCACCGCCGCATCGTCGATCACGGCGCCCGCCGCCTTGCCGCCCGCCTTGGCCGCCTGGCCGATCACGTCATCGACAGAGGCCGCAGCCACCTTTGCGATGGCCGCCACGTCGTCCAGCAATGCGATCAGTCCGCTCATTCTTTCCCCCTGTCGGTCCCGGCAGAATTAGCCTGCTCCGGGCGCGAGGCAAATCCAATCTCTTCCAGCCTTTACCGCTAACACAAAGGTTTATCGCTAACAGCCGGAAAACAAGGGCGTTTAGGCCTTTCGCACCTGCAGCACCCCCCGCTATAGAACGCCCAACGCTGCACCCAAAGGATGACCCCATGACCATCAAAGTCGGTATCAACGGATTTGGCCGGATTGGCCGCTGTACCCTCAGCCACATCGCCGCAAGCGGTCGTGACGATATCGAGGTGGTCAAGATCAACGCGACCGGCCCGCTGGAAACCGCGGCGCATCTGCTGAAATACGACAGTGTGCATGGCCGGTTCCCCGGCGAGATCAGCATTGACGACGGCTATATGAACCTGGGCCAGAACGACATCGAAGTGATGTCGACCTACAACCTGGAAGAGCTGGACTGGCATGGCTGTGACGTGGTCCTGGAATGCACCGGCAATTTCAACGACGGCAACAAGGCCAAGGCGCACCTGGATCAGGGCGCCAAGCGCGTGCTGCTGTCGGCACCGGGCAAGAACGTGGACCGCACGGTGGTCTACGGCGTCAACCACGACACGCTGCAGAAATCCGACAGGATGATCTCCAACGGGTCCTGCACCACCAACTGCCTGGCCCCCATGGCCAAGGTCATGCACGAGGCCGTCGGCATCGAAAGCGGCCTGATGACCACGATCCACAGCTACACCGGCGACCAGCCCACGCTGGATCGGCGGCACAAGGATCTCTACCGGGCGCGGGCGGCGGCCATGGCGCTGATCCCCACCTCCACAGGTGCGGCGAAAGCCCTTGGCGAAGTCCTGCCGGCGCTCAAAGGCAAGCTGGACGGCACCGCGATCCGGGTGCCGACGCCCAATGTCTCTGCCGTGGACCTGACCTTTCAGGCCAGCCGCGACGTGACGGTCGACGAAATCAACCTCGCCGCCAAGACCGCCGCCAACGGGTCGATGCAGCGCGTTCTCGGCTACGACCCCGAGCAGAAGGTCTCGATCGATTTCAATCACACCGAGGAAAGCTGTGTCTTTGCCCCCGACCAGACCATCGTCGTCGCGGGCCGGACCGTGCGGGTCCTGGGCTGGTACGACAACGAATGGGCCTTCTCGGTCAGGATGGCCGATGTCGCGGTCGCCATGGGTCAACTGGGCTGACGCTTGCGCAGGGGCAGCCGGGCTGTCATATGCTGCTGAGGTGTTAGACAAAGGCGGCCCTGCCCTGTGACAAACCGTATCGCGCTCTTCCTTG is a window from the Sulfitobacter sp. THAF37 genome containing:
- the gap gene encoding type I glyceraldehyde-3-phosphate dehydrogenase, with translation MTIKVGINGFGRIGRCTLSHIAASGRDDIEVVKINATGPLETAAHLLKYDSVHGRFPGEISIDDGYMNLGQNDIEVMSTYNLEELDWHGCDVVLECTGNFNDGNKAKAHLDQGAKRVLLSAPGKNVDRTVVYGVNHDTLQKSDRMISNGSCTTNCLAPMAKVMHEAVGIESGLMTTIHSYTGDQPTLDRRHKDLYRARAAAMALIPTSTGAAKALGEVLPALKGKLDGTAIRVPTPNVSAVDLTFQASRDVTVDEINLAAKTAANGSMQRVLGYDPEQKVSIDFNHTEESCVFAPDQTIVVAGRTVRVLGWYDNEWAFSVRMADVAVAMGQLG